CTACTTAATATAAACTCTCTAGTATTTAAATAGGTAGGCTCATCAAAGTCAGTATAGCCTAAATACGGTATTGAAAGTAAGCTGGGCACATTAGCATCATCCATTAAATTAACATTACCTTTGCCATCTGTTTCATAAACGTACATATCTCCAAAAATTGGATGATTAACTTTACCGTATTTTTCTATACCTTCCTTTATTTCTTCTGCTAGTACTTTCACTTTGTTCGCTAAAGTAGACTCTTCCATTTGTTCCAACATGCATTGGGCATAGCCTAGGGATACACAAGCAAACATGTTAGCTGGAATTAAATACCCATACAGGCAAGCATCATCACTAGGCCTAAATCCAGACCAAGTCATCCCTGTTTTTACAGAATCCCCTCCTTTTCCATCTCTTAGTAAAGTATCTGACACACGACAATCTTTACGCTGGAACCTATAAGGGGATTTTTCTTCATGTTCCTGCTCTGTTTTCCACAGATCATATACAGTTTCTATCACCTTTTTAAGTTTATCGCTCAGTATACTGTTATCTCCAGTTGCCTTCCAGTAAAGGTAAGTTAACTGAATTGGGTAACACAGCGAATCCACCTCATATTTGCGTTCCCAAACAAGTGGACTCATTTCAGTTAAATCCTGTTGATGCCCATCTTTACTGGGACTTTGATTAAAAGCATTAGCATAAGGATCGTGAAGAATATATTCCCATTGCCTCTCAATTACTCCTTTTATCAACTCAGCAACTTCTTTATCCTCATTAGCTACAGTTAAATAGGGCCTTATTTGGGCAGATGAGTCTCTTAACCACATAGCGGGAATATCACCTGTTATAACAAACACTCCTTGCTCATCCTTTTTTAATGTGGTTTGATAAGTATTTAAAAAACAGTTCTCAAACAGCTTATATGTGTCTGGATCATTTTTATATTTATTTTTAACCTTAGATAGTATTGCGTTAAATGAGTTTGGTAAGTTTTCCATCTTGCTCTCCCCTTATTTTGTAATTTTTGAATTGGAAATAATTGTTGTTATTTCATGGGGCTTCACCTCAATGACGCCCTTTTTCTCACCTATTTTTTCTAACTTTTCCTCAACAATATTTGATTTAAATATTTCATTGTGTTTACCTGCACTCTCAACCTCCAGGCTTATACATTGTTCAGTGGGATTATACCATCTAGCTATTATCTCATTTTCACCCTCACCTGCTTTTAACGCTGTGAGCACTAGTCCTTTGCCATTCCAAGTTAAATAGCTGCTTTGTTTGTCAACAGATCCATTACTTTGTTTTTGTTGTAAAATCAAAGGATTGTATGGAAAGCTATAGGCGTCTAAATAAGAGTTACTGGAAATAACATCATCCTTATGTGGTATTAGCATAAATTCCACTTTATTTTCTCCTAAACATTGTGCTTCTGGAGTCTCAAAATGTCCCCAGTCTCCCATCTCTCCAACTGATCTAAGCAAAGTAACACAAATTGTACTATTATCAACTATTTCGTACTCATGAAGTCCTTTGGTGGCAATGGTTAGGCCATATTTGTTATTTAAGCTTACAAATCTTTGCATATGATGATCAAAAGATGGGTTTTCCCAAGTTGAAGCTGGGTTA
This genomic interval from Proteinivorax tanatarense contains the following:
- a CDS encoding glycoside hydrolase family 125 protein; amino-acid sequence: MENLPNSFNAILSKVKNKYKNDPDTYKLFENCFLNTYQTTLKKDEQGVFVITGDIPAMWLRDSSAQIRPYLTVANEDKEVAELIKGVIERQWEYILHDPYANAFNQSPSKDGHQQDLTEMSPLVWERKYEVDSLCYPIQLTYLYWKATGDNSILSDKLKKVIETVYDLWKTEQEHEEKSPYRFQRKDCRVSDTLLRDGKGGDSVKTGMTWSGFRPSDDACLYGYLIPANMFACVSLGYAQCMLEQMEESTLANKVKVLAEEIKEGIEKYGKVNHPIFGDMYVYETDGKGNVNLMDDANVPSLLSIPYLGYTDFDEPTYLNTREFILSRHNPYYYEGEVAKGIGSPHTPDHYAWHIALAIQGMTATKKEEKDKILELFKNTHGSTYFMHEGFDVDNSKKFTRSWFAWANSMFSEFVLSQIGIYVPSSPLEKANKK